One Helianthus annuus cultivar XRQ/B chromosome 7, HanXRQr2.0-SUNRISE, whole genome shotgun sequence genomic region harbors:
- the LOC110866751 gene encoding uncharacterized protein LOC110866751: protein MELARYEISYPEEEMVNKLFDALPNDQEWQYFALMLKNTIKPDDLKVDLLIERHESHVLEIKRSKVNSPAYQQNVELYYRGNAPQAGSPKTAFSAEKVLPEKDAVGYAFVANDDHDAWWRRDSARWEIRKLNEPFPEAQRAKRWNEDEGTFNTRRVSDKGYLPNLMNKLMEVFEASLPKVVEMRKGKEEELKKLIEEVKADAKTAAEKAQKSEEKENAEEKEGKEENAVEDQKAEKEDLVLKENEVPNGTEDCEIVSWSSLAQEEVEEPWFCVKQGVYLLICVLCVLFVVKFV from the exons atggagctAGCCAGATATGAAATCTCATATCCTGAAGAAGAGATGGTGAATAAATTGTTTGATGCATTGCCCAATGATCAAGAGTGGCAATATTTTGCTCTTATGCTAAAAAATACAATCAAGCCAGATGATTTAAAagtggatttgctgattgaaaggcaTGAAAGCCATGTGTTGGAGATAAAAAGatccaaagtcaacagtccagcttatcagcagaatgtggaactttaCTACAGAGGAAATGCACCACAGGCTGGATCTCCAAAAACagcgttttctgcagaaa aggttctacCAGAAAAAGATGCAGTTGGATATGCATTTGTTGCAAATGATGATCATGATGCCTGGTGGCGAAGAGACAGTGCGAGATGGGAGATTAGAAAATTGAATGAACCATTTCCAGAAGCACaaagagccaagagatggaatgaaga TGAGGGaactttcaacacaagaaggGTTTCTGATAAAGGTTATCTGCCAAATTTGATGAACAAGTTAATGGAGGTttttgaagcaagtctaccgaaggtagTAGAGATGAGAAAgggaaaagaagaagaattgaagaagttGATTGAAGAAGTGAAGGCTGATGCGAAGACTGCTGCTGAAAAAGCACAGAAATCTGAAGAGAAAGAAAATGCTGAAGAGAAAGAAGGAAAAGAGGAGAATGCAGTGGAAGATCAGAAAGCTGAGAAAGAAGATTTGGTGCTGAAAGAAAATGAG GTGCCTAATGGTACTGAAGATTGTGAGATTGttagttggagcagcctggcacaggaagaggttgaagaaCCCTGGTTTTGTgtcaaacagggagtttatttgttGATTTGTGTACTGTGTGTATTGTTTGTTGTTAAGTTTGTTTGA